The Sulfurihydrogenibium sp. genomic sequence TTTTAAAAATAAAGCAGTTGAATATGAAAACATCGGTAATTATAGATATGCTATTTTCTTTTATTTAAGAGCTTTTGCTGAAAATCAAAGTGATTATAAACTTAAATATAAAGTAGCAACTCTTTATTATAAGCTTGGACAAATACCACTTGCTATCCAATCTGCAAAAGATGCTCTTTCAATCAAGGAAGATTATATGCCTGCCATAGAATTTTTGATCTCTCTATATAATAGTGGTTATGAGATTGATGGATTAGAGAATATTTTAAAAAAAGCTTTAGAAAAATATCCAAATGATAAAAATATAATCTTAGCCCTTGCAAAAATTTACCAAAAGAATAACAATACTACTGAATATCAAAAATTGATGGAGAAGTTGCAAAGTAGCAAATGAACTACATAGATGAATTATATTTAATCATTACAGATGAAAATTTAAAGATAAAAAGAATTAGTGAAAGTCTCTTAGAACTTCTTGGTTATGAACATTTTGACTTAATAGATGAAAATCTTAATAAATTTACAGATAGAAATATTAAAGAATTTTTAGACCAAAAAGAATTTGTAATATTTCTAAAAAGCAAAAGAGGAATTCAATTTAAAGGCTATTTTAAAACCACAGTCTTGTATGATTATTTCAACAATCCAAAAGGATATCTATTCCAATTTTTAGAGACAAAAGATGAAAAGATAGACGAAGATTTTATGGTCTTTAACACCCAAAACATAAAGATGAAAAAAATCTTAGAAAGGGCTTCTTTGGTAGCTCAATCAGATGTATCTGTTTTAATTTCTGGAGAAACAGGAACAGGAAAATCAAAGCTTGCTAAATGGATTCATTTAAACAGCGTTAGAAGTAGAAATAATTTTGTATCAGTAAACTGCTCAGCCATTCCGGATACACTTTTTGAGTCAGAATTTTTTGGCTATGAAAAAGGTGCATTTACCGGAGCTGTTAGCTCTAAACCTGGTAAAGTTGAGCTTGCAGACGGCGGAACAT encodes the following:
- a CDS encoding sigma-54 dependent transcriptional regulator → MNYIDELYLIITDENLKIKRISESLLELLGYEHFDLIDENLNKFTDRNIKEFLDQKEFVIFLKSKRGIQFKGYFKTTVLYDYFNNPKGYLFQFLETKDEKIDEDFMVFNTQNIKMKKILERASLVAQSDVSVLISGETGTGKSKLAKWIHLNSVRSRNNFVSVNCSAIPDTLFESEFFGYEKGAFTGAVSSKPGKVELADGGTLFLDEIGDLSLTSQAKLLVFVDTKEFERLGSSKPRKSDVRIISATNKDLVKEIQNKNFRSDLFYRLCVVRIEIPPLRERKEDIPLIVNSILAKKNKRITQRAMDVIVSKDWYGNVRELRAFLEAVSIFTANKEIIDVEDLNSEFVHFSEEGNIEISEEVLFNEEKRIVEALKKSKGNKRKAAKLLGISPATLWRKIKQYKIEI